One segment of Deltaproteobacteria bacterium GWC2_65_14 DNA contains the following:
- a CDS encoding CopG family transcriptional regulator, translated as MSTISLRLPASLHKSVRELAKKEDISINQLITTALAEKLSALMTVEHLEERAKRGNRRKFERAMAKVREVKSDDYDEL; from the coding sequence ATGAGCACGATTAGTCTGCGTCTCCCGGCATCGCTTCACAAGAGTGTTCGGGAGTTGGCCAAGAAGGAAGACATTTCAATCAACCAGCTCATTACGACGGCACTGGCAGAAAAACTGTCGGCCCTGATGACGGTGGAGCATCTGGAGGAACGCGCCAAGCGTGGAAACCGTCGGAAGTTCGAGCGCGCGATGGCGAAGGTGCGAGAAGTGAAGTCCGATGATTATGACGAGTTGTGA